A stretch of Acidimicrobiales bacterium DNA encodes these proteins:
- a CDS encoding transglutaminase-like domain-containing protein, with protein sequence MSDRPALPLDLWVPSVILAGLSVTATLGFHGIFGEWGFLAAAVLGAVGAALVVVAGRILNLVAGETVLVGFAGFALLGPLAAGGIGAFADGLTGGWAELLSTIPPADLTGEMRVLPYTIAFMGTLVGSELLRSVRTVGLPAIGPIGALVASMLLTFDTRGLAIAQGAIAVVGAIVVAWFQQRLRSSSRQTIIVGASSRTKGLLAAALAIAIVAVSAPMLGPRLPLSETEERFDLRQYQDPRFDPLAFPSPLAQLKASLTEASRDLVVFTASTDGPPIARWPIAVLPSYDGVNWIAADERPGVEGEFTSVGSKFPAPTDSSLESRPVQQVEISIRDYSLVGGGSVADIWLPVHGWPVEITTNQPATLMFSQRTGATAVPGGVPEGLVYELTAVLPRDAGEIDTREPVGRSSGTTGDQLTGDMSAFAADVFEGADAGQGQVAALQERLREGGYTAAANTRASRPGHSMSRLQSFLQDSEQLLGFEEQYAAAAALLLRSQDVPARVVVGYLIPDEELEERWEGGDAAIRAGDISAWVEVLFAEAGWVPIDVTPPRIEEPEDQAAGLQERAVAAPNPPPEPEQPDPPPRFDQDDLIDDTTELDPLPEPNDGGATIPWGSIATGVAYASPLLIVALGVGTVLLLKARRTRRRRSSGRPARRVAGAWQEVLDRSHEVGFRLPEYATPRESARSLLAGEVVPSDGAETLMTLVVDVEDAAGHPTEPGIERAEAAWGRADEVVAGLHRAAGRTRRIRTRIDPRPLLRPDIIADGGADE encoded by the coding sequence ATGAGCGACCGGCCCGCCCTCCCGCTCGACCTCTGGGTGCCGTCCGTGATCCTCGCCGGCCTCTCGGTCACGGCGACCCTCGGCTTCCACGGCATCTTCGGCGAATGGGGATTTCTGGCGGCCGCCGTCCTGGGTGCCGTCGGTGCCGCCCTCGTGGTGGTCGCCGGCCGGATCCTGAACCTCGTCGCCGGCGAGACCGTCCTCGTCGGCTTCGCCGGATTCGCCCTGCTCGGGCCGCTGGCGGCCGGCGGGATCGGCGCGTTCGCCGACGGTCTGACCGGCGGATGGGCGGAACTACTGTCGACGATCCCGCCGGCCGACCTGACCGGTGAGATGCGGGTGTTGCCGTACACGATCGCCTTCATGGGCACGCTCGTCGGCAGCGAACTGCTCCGCTCGGTCCGCACGGTCGGCCTCCCGGCGATCGGGCCGATCGGAGCACTCGTCGCGAGCATGCTGTTGACGTTCGACACCCGCGGGCTCGCCATTGCGCAGGGCGCGATCGCGGTGGTCGGGGCGATCGTCGTCGCCTGGTTCCAGCAGCGGCTGCGCAGCTCATCTCGTCAAACGATCATCGTCGGAGCGTCATCTCGCACCAAGGGCCTGCTCGCGGCAGCGCTGGCGATCGCGATCGTTGCGGTGTCGGCGCCGATGCTCGGACCTCGGCTGCCCCTCTCGGAGACGGAGGAACGGTTCGATCTCCGGCAGTATCAGGACCCTCGATTCGACCCGTTGGCGTTTCCCTCACCACTCGCCCAGCTCAAGGCCTCACTCACGGAGGCGTCGCGCGATCTGGTCGTGTTCACGGCCTCGACCGACGGTCCGCCGATCGCGCGGTGGCCGATCGCCGTTCTGCCGTCCTACGACGGCGTGAACTGGATCGCCGCAGACGAGCGCCCTGGCGTCGAAGGCGAGTTCACGTCGGTCGGGTCGAAGTTCCCCGCACCCACCGACAGCTCACTCGAGTCTCGGCCCGTCCAGCAGGTCGAGATCTCCATCCGTGACTACTCGCTCGTGGGCGGCGGAAGCGTCGCCGACATCTGGCTTCCCGTCCACGGCTGGCCGGTCGAGATCACCACGAACCAACCGGCCACGCTCATGTTCAGCCAACGCACGGGGGCGACCGCAGTGCCCGGCGGCGTGCCGGAAGGGCTCGTCTACGAACTCACCGCGGTGCTCCCGCGCGACGCCGGCGAGATCGACACCAGGGAGCCGGTCGGCCGAAGCTCGGGGACGACCGGCGACCAACTCACCGGGGACATGTCGGCCTTCGCCGCCGACGTCTTCGAAGGGGCGGACGCCGGCCAAGGCCAGGTGGCGGCGCTCCAGGAACGACTGCGCGAGGGCGGCTACACGGCTGCGGCCAACACGCGAGCCTCGCGTCCCGGCCACAGCATGAGCCGCCTCCAATCCTTCCTCCAGGACTCCGAGCAACTCCTCGGGTTCGAGGAGCAGTACGCGGCCGCCGCCGCTCTGTTGCTGCGCAGCCAGGACGTGCCGGCGCGGGTGGTCGTGGGCTACCTGATCCCGGATGAAGAACTCGAGGAGCGATGGGAAGGCGGCGACGCGGCGATCCGTGCGGGGGACATCAGCGCGTGGGTCGAGGTCCTGTTCGCCGAGGCCGGCTGGGTGCCGATCGATGTAACACCGCCGCGGATCGAGGAGCCGGAGGATCAAGCCGCCGGTCTCCAGGAACGGGCCGTGGCCGCCCCGAACCCGCCGCCCGAGCCGGAACAACCGGACCCGCCGCCGCGTTTCGACCAGGACGACCTGATCGACGACACGACCGAGCTCGATCCACTGCCCGAACCGAACGACGGCGGCGCCACGATTCCCTGGGGCTCGATCGCCACCGGCGTGGCGTACGCATCCCCGTTGCTGATCGTGGCGCTCGGGGTCGGCACCGTGCTGTTGCTGAAGGCCCGCCGCACCCGACGCCGGCGATCGAGCGGGCGGCCCGCCCGGCGCGTCGCCGGCGCGTGGCAGGAGGTGCTCGATCGAAGTCACGAAGTCGGCTTCAGACTTCCGGAGTACGCCACGCCGCGCGAGAGCGCCCGATCGCTGCTGGCCGGCGAGGTCGTGCCGAGCGACGGGGCGGAGACCCTCATGACCCTCGTCGTCGACGTGGAGGACGCTGCGGGTCACCCGACGGAGCCCGGCATCGAGCGGGCCGAGGCGGCGTGGGGTCGCGCCGACGAGGTCGTGGCCGGCCTCCACCGCGCGGCTGGCCGAACCCGCCGCATCCGGACCAGAATTGACCCCCGTCCGCTGCTTCGGCCGGACATCATCGCTGACGGGGGCGCGGATGAGTGA
- a CDS encoding DUF58 domain-containing protein has protein sequence MRARFPLTAAGAVVAALGIAGYIGGWRLGWIELMVLAGGSLVALIMGAPFILGRMRLDVVRTLAPERVMVGHRSQAILQIRNPTDGRLSSRTVEDQLGEQQVVIEVPALGAGASHQAVYKLPTDQRGVVPVGPAVIARQDPLHLFRREVPQEKADLLWVHPRYTSLRPLPVGFAKDLEGPTSESSPAGDVAFHALREYEAGDDFRHIHWLSTARADKPMVRHYVDNRRPQVTVVLDNRPSAMEPEQFEVAVEVAASLGVSAMLAQQPFGLWNADGPVVGRTRPSSRDGLLDRLAEITQDGAHDLDRAASQAVTTENGTSVVVVISGAIDPVAMTLLAKDLRRRARTVIARIWPPGPTHPTAVPGARTIDAQTLAEFGAAWNRYAR, from the coding sequence ATGCGGGCGCGGTTTCCCCTGACGGCGGCAGGCGCCGTCGTCGCCGCGCTCGGTATCGCCGGCTACATCGGTGGGTGGCGGTTGGGCTGGATCGAGCTCATGGTTCTCGCCGGTGGCTCCCTCGTCGCCCTGATCATGGGTGCGCCCTTCATCCTCGGTCGCATGCGTCTCGACGTCGTCCGCACGCTCGCGCCGGAACGGGTCATGGTCGGCCACCGGTCACAAGCCATCCTGCAGATCCGCAATCCGACGGACGGTCGCCTCTCGAGTCGCACGGTCGAGGACCAGCTCGGCGAACAGCAGGTGGTCATCGAGGTTCCGGCGCTCGGGGCGGGCGCAAGCCACCAGGCCGTGTACAAGCTCCCGACGGACCAGCGCGGCGTCGTCCCCGTCGGACCCGCGGTCATCGCCCGGCAGGACCCTCTGCATCTGTTCCGACGCGAGGTCCCCCAGGAGAAGGCCGACCTGCTGTGGGTCCACCCCCGCTACACGAGCCTCCGACCGCTCCCGGTCGGGTTCGCCAAGGACCTCGAAGGTCCCACGTCGGAGAGTTCTCCCGCCGGCGACGTCGCGTTCCATGCACTACGCGAATACGAGGCGGGCGACGACTTCCGCCACATCCACTGGCTCTCGACCGCGCGCGCCGACAAGCCGATGGTCCGGCACTATGTCGACAACCGACGGCCCCAGGTCACCGTCGTCCTCGACAACCGGCCGAGCGCGATGGAGCCCGAACAGTTCGAGGTCGCCGTCGAGGTGGCCGCGTCCCTGGGCGTCTCCGCGATGCTCGCCCAGCAGCCGTTCGGACTGTGGAACGCCGACGGTCCGGTGGTCGGTCGCACGCGCCCCTCGTCACGGGACGGGCTGCTGGACCGGTTGGCCGAGATCACCCAGGACGGTGCGCACGACCTGGATCGAGCCGCCTCCCAAGCCGTGACGACCGAGAACGGCACGTCCGTGGTGGTCGTGATCAGCGGCGCCATCGATCCGGTGGCGATGACGCTGCTCGCCAAGGATCTCCGTCGGCGCGCCCGGACCGTCATCGCTCGCATCTGGCCGCCCGGCCCGACGCATCCGACCGCCGTCCCCGGTGCTCGAACCATCGACGCACAGACACTCGCCGAGTTCGGCGCGGCGTGGAATCGATACGCCCGATGA
- a CDS encoding MoxR family ATPase, with translation MIEQQHADRFSSLFNRALANVMRVIKGKQDQVGMTLVCLLAQGHVLLEDRPGTGKTSLAKSIAQTFGGDWNRIQFTPDLLPSDVTGGLLYNQATGEFRFREGPVFANVVLADEINRASPKAQSALLEVMEERQVTVDTETRNLEPPFVVIATQNPGEREGTYRLPEAQLDRFLMRLTLGYPDEEAEVDVLRTMASGVRPEGLEAVLTIDDVQWMTQVADAVHLEDPLRRYIVQLAAATRRMPELEIGVSTRGAVSLMKASRALAVAQGRVYITPDDVKSVATAVMSHRMVLTPEAELHGTRTDDLVERALDSVAAPVPVRAEG, from the coding sequence ATGATCGAACAACAACACGCGGACCGGTTCAGCAGCCTGTTCAACCGGGCGCTGGCCAACGTCATGCGGGTGATCAAGGGCAAGCAGGACCAGGTGGGCATGACGCTCGTCTGTCTCCTCGCGCAGGGACACGTCCTGCTCGAGGATCGTCCCGGAACCGGGAAGACCTCGCTCGCCAAGTCCATCGCCCAGACCTTCGGCGGGGACTGGAACCGCATCCAGTTCACGCCCGATCTCCTCCCGTCGGATGTGACGGGCGGACTGCTCTACAACCAGGCGACCGGCGAGTTCCGGTTCCGCGAGGGGCCGGTGTTCGCGAACGTCGTACTCGCCGACGAGATCAACCGGGCCTCACCCAAGGCACAGTCCGCCCTGCTCGAGGTGATGGAGGAGCGCCAGGTCACCGTCGACACCGAAACCCGAAACCTCGAGCCGCCCTTCGTCGTGATCGCGACGCAGAACCCCGGCGAGCGAGAGGGCACCTACCGCTTGCCGGAGGCCCAACTGGACCGATTCCTGATGCGGCTCACCCTCGGGTACCCCGACGAGGAAGCCGAGGTCGACGTCCTGCGCACGATGGCGTCGGGAGTGCGGCCCGAAGGGCTGGAGGCGGTGCTGACGATCGACGACGTCCAATGGATGACGCAGGTCGCCGACGCGGTTCATCTCGAGGACCCGCTCCGGCGCTACATCGTGCAACTCGCCGCCGCCACACGGCGGATGCCCGAACTCGAGATCGGCGTGTCGACCCGGGGCGCCGTCTCGCTGATGAAGGCGAGTCGCGCACTCGCCGTCGCCCAGGGGCGGGTCTACATCACCCCGGACGACGTCAAGTCCGTCGCGACGGCGGTCATGAGCCATCGCATGGTGCTCACGCCCGAGGCCGAGCTGCACGGCACCCGCACGGACGACCTCGTGGAACGGGCGCTCGACTCGGTGGCCGCCCCGGTGCCCGTACGAGCCGAGGGCTGA